The Candidatus Omnitrophota bacterium region CGAAGGAGAAAGCGGGGATTACGAATGGGCGTTGAGCCAGGCGGGTTCCGCCGCCATTTTGTTCGATGGTGGCGACGACCAGAACGAACGGTATAAAATCCAAACGGTGGAAGTGGTCCGATTGACGGGAAAGACGCGATTTTACGATTTCGCCGTGATGAATCCGTGGCCGCTCGACGAACCGGAAGAAACGAAATAAGCGGGCGGCGGAGCCGGGAGGACGTCATGAATATAAAACAATCGATTCCTGGCCTGAATCGGGCGAAAAGGAACGAAGGATTTACATTGCTGGAAGTCATCATCGCCGCCGCCATTTTGGGCTTGGGGCTGTTGTCGATCGTGAAGGTGTTTCCTTACGGCATTGAGGCGGCCCGCCGGGCGGAGGATTTGACGCAGGCGACGCTGCTGGCGCAGGACCTTTTCGAGGGGATGAAGAGCGATCCCATCAATTTCCCACTGCTGCCCGGCGCCAGTTCCGTATTGATTCCCATGCCGGGCAACGGATACGACGACGATACCAATAACGAGATGTTCAACGCCGACAGGGGGCGGGTGCGGAACAATCCTTACGATCTGAACAACAACGGCAAGCCGGACGTGGATTTCGACGGACTGCCGGAAAAGGACGGCGCGGGATTGCGGACGAATCCGCCCAATGGAATCGACGACGACGGCGACGGCGCAGGGGACGATAATGGCGACAGTTTCAGCTATTCCCGCTCTTCGACGATGATGCGGCGGGCGTTCGCCCATCTGCGATCCGGCGCGTTGGACGGAGATTATTATTACGATCCCGAACCCAATATCGATGAGGAGATTGGCAACGGAAAAGACGACGATGGCGACGGATTGATCGACGAGGATTGCCGTTTGGCGTCGGTGAGAATTTCGCGGACGAACGTTCTTTTGCCTCTGCTGGCGGGAGACGGAATGGATAACGATGGCGATGGAGAAGATAACGACGACGATCCGCGAACGCCCGCCATTGCCGATGGGATCGATAATGACGGCGATGGAATGATTGACGAAGGCATCGACGAAGAGATTTGGGACGGTTTCGATAACGATAAGGATGGTTTGATCGACGAAGACTGTCAAAACGCCCGCTTTCCGTTCAGCCCTTCCCTATTCCCGGCCCCGTTCAGCCGCTATTCCTGGCAGATTTTCGTAGGCCGCATTCCCAACAATGGCCGTTATGGAATCGAAGACGTCAACGGAGACGGCTCGCCGGATTTGGGGGATGGCATCGACAACGACGGCGATGGCCTGGTCGATGAAGAATTGCCGGACGGCTTGGATTTGGATTACCCGATCGCGTCCAATCGGCGGCAGGGGATGACCTACTTGAAGAACTACGCCGGATTGCCCCAGTCTGACGGATTGGTGGACGAAGATTGCATCGCGGCGCCGCTTCCGAATTGGCGCAGAGTGGATATCGTCATCTCCTGGGGAGGCGATGGCGAGGATAACGATGGAGATTCCGCCAAGGCGCGCGTCGATCCCCAATCCACCTACCAATTAGGCGATACTCTCGATCAGAGAAACCGGCGTATGACGCAGCGGATTTCCTATGGCGCGGTATCGTGGGGAATCGACGAAGAGAAACTAGACGGCATCGATAACGATTTCGACGGCGAGATCGATGAAGACTGCTATAAATTCGAATTCAAATTGACGGGATTCATCAATCTGGAGAATCCATCCCAATCCTTCACCATGACCAGCGGCCAACCGC contains the following coding sequences:
- a CDS encoding type II secretion system protein; this translates as MNIKQSIPGLNRAKRNEGFTLLEVIIAAAILGLGLLSIVKVFPYGIEAARRAEDLTQATLLAQDLFEGMKSDPINFPLLPGASSVLIPMPGNGYDDDTNNEMFNADRGRVRNNPYDLNNNGKPDVDFDGLPEKDGAGLRTNPPNGIDDDGDGAGDDNGDSFSYSRSSTMMRRAFAHLRSGALDGDYYYDPEPNIDEEIGNGKDDDGDGLIDEDCRLASVRISRTNVLLPLLAGDGMDNDGDGEDNDDDPRTPAIADGIDNDGDGMIDEGIDEEIWDGFDNDKDGLIDEDCQNARFPFSPSLFPAPFSRYSWQIFVGRIPNNGRYGIEDVNGDGSPDLGDGIDNDGDGLVDEELPDGLDLDYPIASNRRQGMTYLKNYAGLPQSDGLVDEDCIAAPLPNWRRVDIVISWGGDGEDNDGDSAKARVDPQSTYQLGDTLDQRNRRMTQRISYGAVSWGIDEEKLDGIDNDFDGEIDEDCYKFEFKLTGFINLENPSQSFTMTSGQPRGLAISSRE